In Topomyia yanbarensis strain Yona2022 chromosome 2, ASM3024719v1, whole genome shotgun sequence, one DNA window encodes the following:
- the LOC131682605 gene encoding inactive selenide, water dikinase-like protein → MGDYHHDSLGSAQLDLGGSPGLVLRRPFDPTAHDLEASFRLTRFADLKGRGCKVPKDVLEKLVSSLQQDYTQDPEAQYLSMSSPRIGIGLDCSVIPLRHGGLCMVQTTDFFYPIVDDPYMMGKIACANVLSDLYAMGVTECDNMLMLLAVSTKMTEKERDVVIPLIMRGFKDSALEAGTSVTGGQSVVNPWCTIGGVATTICQQNEFIVPDNAVVGDVLVLTKALGTQVAVNAHQWLDQSERWNRIKLVVSEEDVRKAYHRAMDSMSRLNRIAARLMHKYNAHGSTDITGFGLLGHAQTLASHQKNEVSFVIHNLPVIAKMAAVAKACGNMFQLLQGHSAETSGGLLICLPREQAAAYCKDIEKQEGCQAWIIGIVEKGNRTARIIDKPRVIEVPAKE, encoded by the exons ATGGGTGATTACCATCATGATTCGCTTGGTTCCGCCCAACTCGACCTAGGAGGCAGTCCGGGTCTGGTATTGCGGCGTCCGTTCGATCCAACCGCTCATGATCTGGAAGCCTCTTTTCGATTGACACGCTTCGCCGATCTAAAAGGTCGTGGCTGTAAGGTTCCGAAAGATGTGCTTGAGAAACTGGTCTCATCGTTGCAGCAGGATTACACTCAGGACCCGGAGGCCCAGTATCTTTCGATGTCCTCTCCCCGAATTGGGATTGGTCTCGATTGTTCGGTCATTCCGCTTCGCCATGGTGGTCTTTGCATGGTACAGACAACGGATTTCTTCTATCCAATCGTAGACGATCCGTACATGATGGGCAAAATTGCCTGCGCCAATGTTCTAAGCGACTTGTACGCTATGGGTGTCACCGAGTGCGATAATATGCTAATGCTTTTAGCCGTCAGTACTAAAATGACCGAGAAGGAACGCGACGTTGTTATACCGCTCATTATGAGGGGTTTTAAG GATTCTGCGCTGGAAGCTGGTACTTCCGTTACTGGTGGTCAGAGTGTGGTTAACCCGTGGTGCACAATCGGCGGGGTGGCCACGACAATTTGTCAACAGAACGAATTCATCGTGCCAGACAATGCGGTCGTCGGGGATGTGCTGGTGCTGACAAAAGCACTCGGAACACAGGTTGCGGTCAATGCGCATCAATGGTTGGACCAGTCGGAACGTTGGAACCGTATCAAGCTTGTTGTTTCGGAGGAAGATGTTCGTAAAGCTTACCACAGGGCAATGGATTCAATGTCCCGACTCAATCGTATCGCCGCCCGGCTAATGCACAAATATAATGCTCACGGGTCAACGGATATCACAGGATTTGGATTGCTCGGTCATGCCCAGACGTTGGCATCCCATCAGAAGAACGAAGTTTCTTTTGTAATTCATAATCTGCCAGTGATTGCCAAGATGGCTGCAGTTGCCAAGGCGTGCGGAaacatgttccagttattgcaGGGCCACTCGGCAGAAACCTCCGGTGGATTGTTAATCTGTTTGCCTCGTGAGCAAGCCGCTGCATACTGCAAGGACATAGAAAAACAGGAAGGCTGTCAAGCATGGATTATTGGTATCGTCGAGAAGGGTAATCGTACTGCTCGTATCATCGATAAACCACGAGTGATCGAAGTCCCGGCCAAGGAGTAA
- the LOC131682604 gene encoding uncharacterized protein LOC131682604 isoform X2: MESFWEKIEKLLLCSIPDHIKNALELSGFISPAIENLSDAQIDDIETDVRLLSETMNLPATHQHLEKYWGRYSSNQSKFRFMAGERALIKKIANCVQQKGWSHFGKQKHKRPTNVRRGCQKDAMAIITRIVDYYECRNDGSSEITQLCSKLESIDVSFEETEETLKAKVRCPVCRHLITCSADYKGTWTISNFTSHLRNMHKIIGLKTSNFQQDKTPQAKKPCTSEIEPFQHKLLDDVLFDGDEYGMETLEEFMDETTENATRQEIFERSDSAIFEKSVSSVDFNESDLQQEDLSNNAIVAKPLLSEDLNS, encoded by the exons atg GAATCATTTtgggaaaaaatagaaaaattgttgcTGTGCTCTATCCCGGATCATATAAAGAATGCATTAGAGTTGTCAGGTTTCATTAGTCcggcaattgaaaatttatcggatGCGCAAATAGATGATATAGAAACAGATGTTCGCCTTTTGTCGGAAACAATGAATCTCCCAGCAACTCACCAACATTTGGAGAAATATTGGGGGCGATACAGCTCTAACCAAAGTAAATTCAGATTCATGGCGGGAGAACGggcattaataaaaaaaatcgcaaactgTGTTCAACAGAAGGGTTGGTCTCACTTTGGGAAACAAAAGCATAAGCGACCAACAAATGTAAGAAGAGGCTGTCAGAAGGATGCAATGGCCATTATCACGCGAATCGTAGATTATTATGAATGCAG aAATGATGGATCTAGTGAAATAACACAGCTGTGCTCAAAGCTTGAAAGTATCGACGTATCTTTCGAAGAAACAGAGGAAACACTAAAAGCCAAGGTTCGATGTCCCGTTTGTCGACATCTAATAACATGTAGCGCCGATTATAAAGGAACATGGACAATTTCAAACTTCACATCGCATCTCAGAAACATGCACAAGATCATAGGATTAAAAACATCAAATTTCCAGCAAGATAAAACTCCACAGGCGAAGAAACCGTGTACAAGTGAAATCGAACCCTTTCAACATAAGCTGTTGGATGACGTTTTATTTGATGGTGATGAGTACGGAATGGAAACTTTAGAAGAGTTCATGGATGAAACCACAGAAAATGCCACTCGTCAAGAAATTTTTGAACGTAGtgacagtgctatctttgaaaaatcGGTATCTTCTGTTGATTTCAACGAATCTGACCTGCAGCAGGAAGATCTAAGTAACAATGCTATCGTTGCAAAACCGCTATTGTCTGAAGATTTAAATTCATAG
- the LOC131682604 gene encoding uncharacterized protein LOC131682604 isoform X1, with the protein MISLLQTVQSRRKHLTRSCGMRYARCEREIFLYKFIQQGPEAYKFLYANTPCPSIRTLQRDLQKRSELIEEGKIRVEELKAYLKRNNLPMVIVLSEDATKINGALEYDSTKNKVCGLVAPLDCSGIPQCGLFEVKTPKKLISDVQKYPTGRNVVVTMAQPLTLTAAPFCLQYFCTDNKFTSAQVRTRWSVIKNKLIDVGIRIIAKSTDGDPRYITGMKEDMCIPTITDNPYGESFVASCNTDDICVQDPTHTINKFRTRLMRRDKQLIIGKHQITRTHLEDLIRTVSKDKHGLSLGDLNEDDKMKFQPVLKITKPAVLHWMKQSVAASQATVLYLTMMRSFMCAFMDSSVSPTDAVFKCW; encoded by the exons ATGATATCTCTACTGCAAACTGTACAAAGTCGGCGTAAACACTTGACTCGCAGTTGCGGTATGCGTTACGCCAGGTGTGAAAGAGAAATATTTCTATACAAATTCATACAGCAAGGACCGGAAGCCTATAAATTTTTATATGCGAATACTCCATGTCCAAGCATTAGAACATTGCAACGTGATCTCCAAAAGCGATCTGAATTAATCGAAGAGGGAAAAATTAGAGTTGAGGAGCTTAAAGCTTACTTGAAAAGAAACAATCTACCAATGGTTATTGTTTTGAGCGAAGACGCCACAAAAATAAACGGTGCACTTGAGTATGACTCCACCAAGAATAAAGTTTGCGGTTTAGTAGCTCCTTTAGATTGCAGCGGAATACCACAGTGTGGTTTATTTGAAGTGAAAACCCCTAAAAAACTAATTTCTGATGTCCAAAAATACCCCACTGGACGCAATGTTGTGGTAACCATGGCACAGCCACTAACATTAACAGCGGCGCCTTTTTGCTTACAGTATTTTTGTACAGATAATAAGTTCACGAGTGCTCAAGTACGCACCAGATGGAGTGTCATAAAAAATAAGTTGATCGACGTTGGTATAAGGATTATAGCGAAATCGACAGACGGCGATCCACGTTATATCACTGGTATGAAAGAAGATATGTGTATTCCTACAATCACTGACAACCCTTATGGAGAAAGTTTCGTCGCATCATGCAACACCGATGATATTTGCGTGCAAGATCCCACGCATACGATCAACAAGTTCAGGACTAGGTTAATGCGGCGTGACAAACAGCTTATTATTG GTAAGCATCAAATTACTCGTACGCACCTCGAAGATCTTATTCGTACGGTGTCAAAAGATAAACATGGATTGTCATTGGGTGATTTGAATGAAGACGACAAGATGAAATTCCAACCAGTTCTAAAAATTACTAAACCAGCTGTACTTCACTGGATGAAACAATCCGTTGCAGCAAGCCAAGCAACTGTTCTGTATTTAACGATGATGCGATCATTCATGTGTGCATTTATGGACTCGTCTGTATCACCTACGGATGCTGTTTTCAAATGCTGGTAA
- the LOC131682606 gene encoding ATP synthase subunit gamma, mitochondrial, which translates to MFKSVVPIFGQVPTAVCSAQPNCGMATLKAISIRLKSVKNIQKITQSMKMVSAAKYSRAERDLKQARPYGIGAQQFYEKAEVAVKEAEPKKLYIAITSDRGLCGAVHTGVARHIRGELADDPNIKVICVGDKSRAILQRLYSKNIEMVCNEIGRLPPTFLDAAKLTNAILNLGYDYTDGKIIYNKFKSVVSYAVADMPIFSLKTVESAEKLPVYDSLDSDVIQNYLEFSLASLLFYAMKEGACSEQSSRMTAMDNASKNAGEMIDKLTLTFNRTRQAVITRELIEIISGASALESKD; encoded by the exons ATGTTCAAATCGGTGGTTCCAATCTTTGGCCAAGTGCCAACAGCGGTATGTTCCGCTCAGCCGAATTGCGGAATGGCCACATTAAAGGCCATTTCGATTCGCCTCAAGTCAGTCAAAAACATCCAGAAGATTACCCAGTCTATGAAGATGGTTTCCGCTGCGAA GTACTCGCGTGCTGAACGTGATTTGAAGCAGGCCAGGCCTTACGGTATTGGTGCTCAACAGTTCTACGAAAAAGCAGAGGTTGCCGTAAAGGAGGCAGAACCGAAGAAGCTGTACATCGCTATCACTTCGGATAGAG GTCTTTGCGGCGCTGTTCACACTGGCGTTGCACGTCACATCCGTGGTGAATTGGCTGACGATCCTAACATTAAGGTCATTTGTGTAGGTGACAAATCGCGCGCTATCCTTCAGCGCCTGTACAGCAAGAACATTGAAATGGTCTGTAATGAAATCGGCCGTCTGCCACCGACTTTCCTTGATGCTGCCAAATTGACCAATGCAATCCTAAATCTAGGATACGATTACACCGACGGAAAGATTATTTACAATAAATTCAAGTCGGTCGTATCGTACGCGGTGGCTGACATGCCCATTTTCAGCCTGAAGACCGTTGAGAGTGCCGAGAAACTGCCAGTCTACGACTCCTTGGATTCCGACGTCATCCAAAACTATCTGGAGTTTTCGCTTGCTTCACTGCTATTTTACGCAATGAAAGAGGGTGCTTGCTCTGAGCAGTCATCCCGTATGACGGCTATGGACAATGCCTCAAAGAACGCTGGAGAAAtgattgacaaattgactctaACGTTCAACAGAACCAGACAGGCTGTCATTACCCGTGAGCTGATTGAAATTATTTCTGGTGCTTCTGCTCTGGAGAGCAAGGACTAA